The proteins below are encoded in one region of Diorhabda carinulata isolate Delta chromosome 3, icDioCari1.1, whole genome shotgun sequence:
- the LOC130891583 gene encoding uncharacterized protein LOC130891583 — protein sequence MDQVVETVQNLGLGYRMGTYKINILCYADDAVLIAESEYDPQIILHAFSKRAENLNMEISISKTKCMTIAKEPLRGKLTIDNTTIDQIMYFEYLGCKITRTGFLEDEVRRQVNKAATVSRHLKQPIWRNKHLRIPCKSRIYKTCVRPIMTYGAETGAETSVTKRILRTTEMKTLRTITGYTLNDIQRNTDIRERCETDDIVRRVRKRRREWNQHVNRMTTDRIAKIVRNNIPHGRRPVGRPPKRWRDSWQSTSQELLQRNRN from the coding sequence ATGGACCAAGTGGTAGAGACCGTACAAAACTTGGGATTAGGATACCGCATGGGAACCTACAAAATTAACATCTTATGCTATGCCGATGACGCCGTACTCATTGCAGAATCAGAATACGACCCACAAATAATTTTACACGCCTTTAGCAAACGcgcagaaaatttaaatatggaaatttcaaTAAGCAAGACAAAATGCATGACCATAGCTAAGGAACCTCTGCGCGGCAAGTTAACAATAGACAACACCACTATAGACCAAATCATGTATTTCGAATACTTAGGATGCAAAATAACAAGGACAGGATTCCTTGAAGATGAAGTGAGGAGACAAGTGAACAAAGCAGCTACAGTATCAAGACATCTTAAGCAACCAATTTGGAGAAATAAACACCTCAGAATACCATGCAAATCCAGAATCTACAAAACATGTGTGCGACCAATTATGACATACGGGGCAGAAACAGGAGCAGAAACGTCGGTAACAAAGAGGATactaagaacaacagaaatgaaaacGCTAAGAACTATAACGGGTTACACACTGAATGACATACAAAGAAATACCGATATAAGGGAAAGATGCGAAACAGACGACATTGTCAGACGGgtgagaaaaagaagaagagaatggAACCAGCATGTTAACAGAATGACCACAGATAGAATAGCAAAAATCGTACGTAACAACATCCCACACGGAAGAAGACCTGTTGGACGACCACCAAAACGATGGCGGGACAGTTGGCAATCAACCTCACAGGAACTACTGCAGAGAAACCGGAACTGA